One Deltaproteobacteria bacterium genomic window carries:
- a CDS encoding AMP-binding protein: MTIPETIARHAAHAPERSAVVFITEDGVQQLVTAGELHRQAEHHARVLQTLGVEPGDLVVIALRYSWSLVATFNGATYLGAVPSIFAYLTDKQDLAIYAQRVAALVAASSARVVICVPEVARIIATLVAVGKCRVLSSADIASIAPPDSQALPTRRGADELVLVQYTSGTTGQQKGVALSHRQVLDFVDAFVASLGVTPSDVFVSWLPLNHDMGLFTGLLLPVLTGVQLVIMSPTYWIRNPVTLLQAVHDFRGTLCWMPNFAFKHCVRRIRDSELAGIDLSSWRVLTNAAEPVRRDAVESFGQRFAPSGLRRGTVRAAYGMAEIVLLATSTPGDGPPRVDWVQGSELRGQQRAVPTQPEAAGALALVSCGRPLPGTDLAIVDESDRALPERQIGEIALRNHYVARGYHQRPGADTQTMRDGWLYTGDIGYCADGELYICGRKSDMIIVAGSNIYPGEVETITDSMPEVHPGRAVAFGVRDDERGTERIVLLCELHQSLTDEEIRRLDRALRRLTLQQLDVTLGDVRFVAKDWIIKTTSGKLARRANRDKYLQIFATPSTTT; this comes from the coding sequence ATGACGATTCCAGAGACGATCGCGCGGCACGCCGCGCACGCTCCCGAGCGCTCCGCCGTGGTTTTCATCACCGAGGATGGCGTTCAGCAACTCGTCACCGCCGGAGAGCTACACCGCCAAGCCGAGCACCACGCGCGAGTGCTGCAGACGTTGGGGGTGGAGCCGGGCGACCTCGTAGTCATCGCGCTGCGCTACTCGTGGTCGCTGGTCGCAACGTTCAACGGTGCGACCTATCTCGGGGCGGTCCCGTCAATCTTTGCCTATCTGACGGACAAACAAGATCTCGCCATCTATGCGCAACGGGTGGCTGCATTGGTTGCCGCGTCCAGCGCCCGCGTGGTCATCTGCGTCCCCGAGGTGGCGAGGATCATCGCGACCCTCGTAGCGGTAGGTAAGTGTCGAGTACTGAGTAGCGCCGACATCGCGTCGATCGCGCCGCCGGATTCGCAGGCACTGCCCACCCGTCGCGGTGCCGACGAACTGGTGCTGGTGCAGTACACCAGCGGCACGACCGGTCAGCAAAAGGGCGTCGCCCTCTCACACCGCCAGGTGTTGGATTTTGTCGACGCATTCGTCGCCAGCCTTGGCGTCACGCCAAGCGACGTATTCGTGAGCTGGCTACCGCTCAATCATGACATGGGCTTGTTCACCGGGCTCCTGCTGCCGGTGTTGACAGGTGTCCAGTTGGTCATCATGTCGCCGACGTATTGGATTCGGAATCCGGTCACGCTCTTGCAAGCGGTCCACGACTTTCGGGGCACACTGTGCTGGATGCCGAACTTCGCCTTCAAGCACTGCGTGCGGCGCATCCGCGACTCTGAGCTGGCGGGGATCGATCTGAGTTCTTGGCGGGTACTCACCAACGCCGCTGAGCCCGTCCGGCGCGATGCCGTCGAATCGTTCGGGCAACGGTTCGCTCCGTCCGGATTGCGCCGCGGTACCGTGAGGGCCGCGTATGGGATGGCGGAGATCGTTCTGCTGGCGACAAGCACGCCGGGAGATGGTCCACCGCGCGTCGATTGGGTACAAGGGTCGGAGCTGCGGGGGCAGCAGCGCGCCGTCCCCACGCAACCGGAGGCGGCGGGCGCCCTCGCGCTCGTGAGTTGCGGGCGACCACTCCCCGGCACCGACCTTGCCATTGTCGACGAATCAGATCGGGCACTCCCCGAACGCCAGATCGGCGAGATCGCGCTGCGCAATCACTATGTCGCTCGCGGCTACCACCAACGACCAGGGGCAGACACACAAACGATGCGCGACGGCTGGTTGTACACCGGCGACATCGGCTACTGCGCTGACGGCGAGCTGTACATTTGCGGGCGCAAGTCGGACATGATCATCGTCGCCGGTAGTAACATCTATCCGGGGGAGGTGGAGACCATCACCGACTCGATGCCCGAGGTCCATCCCGGCCGCGCGGTGGCCTTCGGCGTGCGCGATGACGAGCGCGGCACCGAGCGTATTGTCCTCTTGTGCGAGTTGCACCAAAGCCTGACGGATGAGGAGATCCGTCGGCTCGATCGCGCGCTGCGACGACTCACCTTACAGCAACTGGACGTAACCCTCGGCGACGTACGGTTTGTCGCCAAGGACTGGATCATCAAGACCACCAGCGGCAAGCTGGCGCGCCGGGCGAATCGCGACAAATACCTGCAGATCTTCGCCACACCGTCTACGACGACCTGA
- the glk gene encoding glucokinase yields MILAGDVGGTKTVLALFEVVGEQLRLVREATYASAQHASLDEILTKFLRDAPATLPLRGVCLGVAGPVIDGASHLINLDWRLDSAALADLIAVPRVALLNDLEAMAYGMLHLADTELAVLNAGTRARGKGNLAVIAAGTGLGEAMLYWDGARHHPIASEGGHVGFAPRSDVEIALLRFLRDRFGGHVSYERVLSGPGLHNIYLFLRAHGAEAEPAWLTEKLSLGDPSARIAEAGLAGDDAVCVHTLALFASIYGAKAGDLALQCVALGGVFVGGGIAPKLLAVLRRGGFMEAFIDKGRFAEVMKSVPVCVALNPRAALLGAAHYARRADAGRA; encoded by the coding sequence ATGATTCTGGCCGGCGATGTTGGTGGCACCAAGACGGTGCTCGCGTTGTTCGAGGTTGTCGGCGAGCAATTGCGACTGGTGCGCGAGGCCACGTATGCCAGCGCGCAACACGCCTCGCTCGATGAGATCCTCACCAAATTTCTCCGCGACGCACCGGCGACGTTGCCGTTACGCGGCGTGTGTCTCGGGGTGGCGGGGCCGGTGATTGATGGGGCGAGTCATCTGATCAACTTGGATTGGCGTCTCGATTCGGCGGCGCTCGCTGATCTGATAGCCGTGCCACGCGTCGCGCTGCTCAACGATTTGGAGGCGATGGCGTACGGCATGCTGCATCTCGCCGACACCGAACTCGCCGTGTTGAATGCGGGCACGAGAGCGAGAGGGAAGGGGAACCTCGCGGTGATTGCGGCCGGGACGGGGTTGGGCGAGGCGATGTTGTACTGGGATGGGGCGCGCCATCACCCGATCGCGTCGGAGGGTGGGCACGTCGGTTTCGCGCCGCGCAGCGATGTGGAAATCGCACTGCTGCGTTTCTTGCGCGATCGGTTCGGCGGACACGTGAGCTACGAACGCGTGCTCTCCGGACCCGGCTTGCACAACATCTATCTCTTTCTGCGTGCGCATGGGGCGGAGGCGGAGCCCGCATGGCTCACAGAGAAATTGAGCCTAGGCGATCCGAGCGCGCGCATCGCCGAGGCGGGACTCGCCGGCGACGATGCGGTGTGCGTGCACACGCTCGCACTGTTCGCGTCGATCTACGGTGCGAAGGCGGGCGACCTTGCGCTCCAGTGCGTCGCGCTCGGCGGCGTCTTCGTCGGCGGCGGCATCGCGCCGAAGCTCCTCGCGGTGTTGCGGCGCGGCGGATTCATGGAGGCGTTCATCGACAAAGGCCGCTTCGCCGAGGTCATGAAGAGCGTCCCGGTTTGCGTCGCGCTGAATCCGCGCGCCGCGCTCCTCGGCGCCGCCCACTACGCGCGCCGCGCCGACGCCGGGCGAGCCTGA
- the pyrF gene encoding orotidine-5'-phosphate decarboxylase, with the protein MAHFADRLIHRIRQLGHPLCVGLDPHLPSIPPLFRRGSMSASDPQTAPAVESFLLAVLDRAADRAAIVKPQSAFFEQLGWRGVQVLDHLVAAARARGLLVLLDAKRGDIDSTAAAYAAYLDPHGALPVDAITVNPYMGRDTLASFVDVASHNDRGVFVLVKTSNPGSGDYQDRLIDGRPLFERIAESLAEIADRLRGPATGWSSLGVIAGATYPAQSRRIRELLPRALFLVPGYGAQGGGARDAVSGFAPGPDGRLEGGFVNSSRGILFPADGATGDARAWEQAIDAAIDRGIAELTAAVQPS; encoded by the coding sequence ATGGCTCACTTCGCCGACCGACTGATCCACCGCATCCGCCAGCTCGGCCATCCCTTGTGCGTCGGGCTCGATCCACACTTGCCGAGCATCCCGCCGCTGTTTCGCCGCGGCTCGATGAGCGCAAGCGATCCGCAAACCGCGCCGGCGGTCGAGTCGTTCCTGCTCGCGGTGCTCGATCGCGCCGCCGACCGCGCGGCGATCGTCAAACCGCAGAGTGCCTTCTTCGAGCAACTCGGCTGGCGCGGCGTGCAGGTCCTTGATCACCTCGTCGCCGCTGCGCGCGCGCGCGGCCTGCTCGTGCTGCTCGACGCCAAGCGTGGTGACATCGATTCCACCGCGGCCGCCTACGCCGCCTATCTCGATCCACACGGTGCGCTCCCGGTCGATGCGATCACCGTCAATCCGTACATGGGACGCGATACGCTCGCCTCGTTCGTCGACGTGGCCTCGCACAATGATCGTGGCGTGTTCGTGTTGGTGAAAACCAGCAACCCCGGCTCGGGCGACTACCAAGACCGGCTGATCGACGGCCGACCACTGTTCGAACGGATCGCCGAGTCGTTGGCGGAGATCGCCGATCGTCTGCGCGGACCCGCTACCGGCTGGTCGTCGCTCGGCGTGATCGCCGGTGCAACCTATCCAGCGCAAAGCCGGCGCATCCGTGAGCTGCTACCGCGCGCGCTGTTTCTCGTTCCCGGCTATGGCGCGCAAGGCGGCGGGGCGCGCGATGCCGTGAGCGGCTTCGCGCCGGGTCCGGACGGTCGACTCGAAGGCGGCTTCGTCAACTCGTCGCGCGGCATTCTCTTCCCCGCCGATGGTGCGACCGGCGACGCTCGCGCGTGGGAGCAAGCAATCGACGCGGCCATCGACCGAGGAATCGCCGAGCTGACTGCGGCCGTACAACCAAGCTGA
- a CDS encoding nuclear transport factor 2 family protein: MTQFSRAEIEAAWKHRMALQDANDWEGFGKTFTADAVYIEHHYGVFEGREKILAWLVPVMEHCKEWTFPVEWVNIDGNRVVHKWLNRLPGKRTDGSYYEFAGITVMEYAGNGTFSLQEDMYNRFETDKVLAEWNAAHGS; the protein is encoded by the coding sequence ATGACGCAATTCAGCCGCGCAGAAATCGAAGCCGCTTGGAAGCATCGCATGGCGCTGCAAGACGCCAACGACTGGGAGGGGTTTGGAAAGACCTTTACCGCCGACGCCGTCTACATCGAACATCACTACGGCGTATTCGAGGGGCGCGAGAAGATCCTCGCCTGGCTGGTGCCGGTGATGGAGCACTGTAAGGAGTGGACCTTCCCGGTCGAGTGGGTGAACATCGATGGCAACCGCGTCGTCCACAAGTGGCTCAACCGCCTGCCCGGCAAGCGGACGGACGGTTCGTACTACGAGTTCGCCGGCATCACCGTGATGGAGTACGCCGGCAACGGCACCTTCTCGCTGCAAGAGGACATGTACAACCGCTTCGAGACCGACAAGGTGCTCGCGGAGTGGAACGCGGCGCACGGAAGCTGA
- a CDS encoding HEAT repeat domain-containing protein, translated as MAKARTLEDTLTALHQLRGDPSSAASLATLRQVLTGKASHAIAKAAQIAGEFEISALTPDLVNAFDRLMNNAVKSDPGCRGKAEIADALYRIGADETAVFLRGIRHQQMEPVWGGRVDTATALRGACALGLVRMNYRDVLSELADLLADPEVQARVAAARALAYSENEQALPLLRLKVLVGDDEPEVLSECLTALLKIAPGPSLAFVAKQLDAPRAPTREAAALALGGSRLRDAFSVLRDWWNRLADPDPRRVALLAIAMLKHDEPIEFLLSLIATADGPTARQAITALALYRHDEVLTARVEQTVAQRKDAKLRPAFTESFGAPAER; from the coding sequence ATGGCGAAAGCCCGCACACTCGAAGACACGCTGACGGCGCTGCACCAACTGCGCGGCGATCCGTCGAGCGCGGCGTCGCTCGCCACGCTTCGTCAAGTCCTCACCGGCAAAGCCTCGCACGCCATCGCCAAGGCCGCGCAGATTGCTGGTGAGTTCGAGATCTCCGCGCTCACGCCAGATCTCGTCAATGCGTTCGATCGTCTCATGAACAACGCGGTGAAGAGCGATCCGGGCTGCCGCGGCAAGGCGGAGATCGCCGACGCCCTGTATCGCATCGGCGCCGACGAGACGGCGGTGTTCCTGCGCGGCATTCGCCACCAACAAATGGAACCAGTGTGGGGCGGCCGAGTCGACACCGCCACCGCGCTGCGCGGCGCCTGCGCGCTCGGGTTGGTCCGCATGAACTACCGTGACGTGCTGAGCGAGTTGGCCGACCTGCTTGCCGATCCTGAAGTTCAGGCGCGCGTGGCCGCGGCGCGCGCGCTCGCCTACAGCGAGAACGAGCAGGCCTTGCCGCTGCTGCGATTGAAGGTGCTGGTGGGCGACGACGAGCCGGAAGTGCTCTCCGAATGTCTCACCGCGCTTTTGAAAATCGCGCCTGGGCCGTCGCTGGCCTTCGTGGCCAAGCAACTCGATGCGCCGCGCGCACCCACTCGCGAGGCCGCCGCATTGGCGCTCGGTGGCTCTCGCCTACGCGACGCCTTCTCGGTCCTGCGCGACTGGTGGAATCGCCTCGCCGACCCCGACCCGCGGCGGGTCGCCCTGCTCGCCATCGCCATGCTCAAGCACGACGAGCCGATCGAGTTTCTGCTTTCGCTGATCGCCACCGCGGACGGCCCGACCGCGCGCCAAGCAATCACGGCGTTGGCGCTCTACCGCCACGACGAGGTGTTGACCGCGCGCGTCGAGCAGACCGTCGCGCAACGCAAGGATGCGAAACTCCGCCCCGCCTTCACCGAGTCGTTCGGCGCGCCAGCGGAGCGATGA
- a CDS encoding AMP-binding protein produces the protein MRRSHEPTLTGMVVERARRAPDDLAIVYIGEDGVQQRITAQAVHHDAGLAARALADEGVEPGDCTLLAMRYSRSLIAAWFGALYRGALPSVLPYLTERSDPATYAARVRGFVGEAGARTVITAPEVVEHLRPLVAPLGCQVISSEQVHLDAAAEPLSPVQRRADDPAWLQFTSGTTGGRKGVVVSHAAVLDFLDAYCSTLPIHANDVMITWLPLYHDMGLVSGLALPLSMEIPTVMMSPAYWVRNPVVLMRAIHEFRGTLCNMPNFGFDHCTRSIRDRDLAGIDLSSLRRAGCGGEPVRHATFERFRQRFSAYGLRESVFMVGYGMAENVMTVTQTRSDRMRVEWIARDELQATGRAVPATPESAGAIAVVSNGPPLNGTEVRIVDEQGTTLPERRLGEISVRSAHMMSGYYRLPELSAVALRDGWIRSGDLGFLVDGELFICGRKKDLIIVAGHNLHAEEVEMLAESVTGIQPGRAVAFGVKDERLGTERPVVVCELQLDITGDDTRRVDRELRRLVLQQLDVALGDVRFVAKGWIIKTSSGKLARAANRDKYLADVEPT, from the coding sequence ATGCGTCGTTCACACGAGCCGACCCTGACCGGCATGGTGGTCGAGCGCGCGCGCCGCGCGCCGGACGATCTGGCGATCGTCTACATCGGCGAAGACGGCGTGCAGCAGCGCATCACCGCCCAAGCAGTGCACCACGATGCGGGTCTGGCCGCGCGCGCCTTAGCCGACGAGGGCGTCGAACCGGGGGACTGCACCCTGCTGGCTATGCGCTACTCGCGTTCGCTCATCGCCGCATGGTTTGGTGCGCTCTATCGCGGCGCGCTTCCGTCCGTCTTGCCCTACCTGACCGAACGGAGCGATCCAGCAACGTACGCCGCGCGCGTGCGCGGATTTGTCGGTGAGGCCGGCGCGCGTACGGTGATCACCGCGCCCGAAGTCGTCGAACACCTCCGGCCCCTCGTCGCCCCGCTTGGGTGTCAGGTAATCAGCAGCGAGCAGGTGCACCTCGACGCTGCGGCTGAGCCACTAAGCCCGGTACAGCGACGCGCTGATGACCCTGCATGGCTGCAATTTACTAGCGGCACGACCGGCGGGCGCAAGGGTGTGGTCGTGTCCCACGCCGCCGTCCTGGACTTCCTCGACGCCTACTGCAGCACGCTCCCCATACATGCGAACGATGTGATGATCACCTGGCTGCCGCTCTACCACGACATGGGGCTGGTGAGCGGGCTTGCCCTCCCACTCTCAATGGAGATTCCTACGGTGATGATGTCGCCCGCATACTGGGTGCGCAATCCGGTGGTTCTGATGCGCGCGATCCACGAGTTCCGCGGCACGCTCTGCAACATGCCGAACTTCGGGTTCGATCATTGCACGCGGAGCATTCGCGACCGCGACCTGGCCGGGATCGACCTCAGTAGCTTACGCCGGGCCGGGTGCGGCGGGGAGCCCGTGCGGCACGCCACGTTCGAACGATTTCGGCAGCGCTTCTCCGCGTACGGACTGCGCGAGAGCGTATTCATGGTCGGCTACGGGATGGCGGAAAACGTGATGACGGTCACGCAAACGCGCAGCGACCGTATGCGGGTCGAGTGGATTGCCCGCGACGAGTTGCAGGCCACGGGGCGCGCAGTCCCGGCCACGCCGGAGTCCGCTGGAGCAATCGCCGTGGTCAGCAACGGCCCACCACTCAACGGAACCGAGGTTCGCATCGTCGACGAACAGGGGACCACGCTGCCGGAACGCCGGCTCGGCGAGATCTCGGTGCGCAGCGCCCACATGATGAGCGGCTACTACCGGCTCCCGGAACTGAGCGCCGTCGCGTTGCGGGACGGCTGGATACGTTCGGGTGACCTCGGGTTCCTTGTGGATGGCGAGTTGTTCATCTGCGGACGCAAGAAGGACCTGATCATCGTCGCCGGCCACAACCTGCATGCCGAAGAGGTCGAGATGCTCGCCGAATCCGTGACGGGAATTCAACCGGGCCGCGCGGTCGCGTTCGGCGTCAAGGACGAGCGGCTCGGCACCGAGAGGCCGGTCGTCGTGTGTGAGCTGCAACTCGACATCACCGGCGATGACACACGTCGCGTCGACCGCGAATTGCGGCGGCTCGTCTTGCAACAGTTGGACGTCGCCTTGGGCGACGTGCGGTTCGTCGCCAAGGGCTGGATCATCAAGACCTCGAGCGGGAAGCTCGCCCGCGCCGCCAATCGCGACAAGTACCTCGCCGACGTGGAGCCGACGTGA
- a CDS encoding acyl carrier protein: MTGSEIRAQLRTFICNELIRDPAFVINDDEPLITGGLIDSFSLAYVGVFIEEAFGVYIPDTDLTVESMDTLDQMVTRVLQG, encoded by the coding sequence GTGACCGGCAGCGAAATCCGCGCCCAACTCCGAACGTTCATCTGTAACGAGTTGATCCGCGATCCGGCGTTCGTGATCAACGACGACGAGCCGTTGATCACTGGCGGTCTGATCGATTCCTTCTCGCTCGCGTATGTCGGCGTCTTCATCGAAGAAGCGTTCGGCGTCTACATCCCCGACACGGACTTGACCGTCGAGAGCATGGATACGCTCGATCAGATGGTGACGCGCGTCTTGCAAGGCTGA